The proteins below come from a single Bordetella genomosp. 11 genomic window:
- the fumC gene encoding class II fumarate hydratase gives MKTRTEKDTFGPIDVPADHLWGAQTQRSLQFFAISTEKMPVPLVDAMARLKKAAAQVNAQLGELDRGIADAIAKAADEVIAGKWPDEFPLSVWQTGSGTQSNMNMNEVLANRASEILGGERGEGRKVHPNDHVNRGQSSNDTFPTAMHVAAAVQVEQHLLPALKALRATMAEKSAAFYDIVKIGRTHLQDATPLTLGQELSGHVAQLDLSEQQIRAALPGLHQLAIGGTAVGTGLNAHPEFSARVSAQLAHDTGAAFVSAPNKFQALASHEALLFMHGALKTLAAGLIKLANDVRWLASGPRSGLGEISIPENEPGSSIMPGKVNPTQCEAITMLGAQVLGNDVAINIGGASGNFELNVFKPMLIHNFLQSVRLLTDGMHSFNEHCAKGIEPNRERIAELVDRSLMLVTALNPHIGYDKAAQIAKKAHKENLSLKEAALQLGHVTDEQFRQWVVPADMTNARRKP, from the coding sequence ATGAAGACCCGCACCGAGAAAGATACCTTCGGCCCCATCGACGTTCCCGCCGACCACCTCTGGGGCGCGCAGACGCAGCGGTCGCTGCAGTTCTTCGCGATCTCCACCGAGAAGATGCCGGTCCCCCTGGTCGATGCGATGGCGCGGCTGAAGAAGGCGGCGGCGCAGGTCAATGCCCAGTTGGGCGAGCTGGACCGCGGCATCGCGGATGCCATCGCAAAGGCCGCGGACGAAGTCATCGCCGGCAAGTGGCCGGACGAATTCCCGCTATCGGTCTGGCAGACGGGTTCGGGCACGCAAAGCAATATGAACATGAACGAGGTGCTGGCCAACCGCGCTTCGGAAATCCTCGGCGGTGAGCGAGGCGAGGGCCGCAAGGTACATCCGAACGACCACGTCAACCGAGGGCAGTCGTCCAACGACACTTTCCCCACCGCCATGCACGTCGCGGCCGCCGTGCAGGTCGAACAGCACCTGCTGCCGGCGCTGAAGGCGCTGCGCGCCACGATGGCGGAAAAAAGCGCGGCGTTCTACGACATCGTCAAGATCGGCCGCACCCATTTGCAGGATGCGACGCCGTTGACGCTGGGCCAGGAGCTGTCCGGCCACGTCGCGCAGCTGGATTTGTCCGAACAGCAAATAAGGGCGGCGTTGCCGGGCCTGCACCAATTGGCCATCGGCGGCACGGCCGTGGGCACCGGCCTGAACGCGCACCCGGAATTCAGCGCGCGTGTCTCGGCGCAACTGGCGCACGACACCGGCGCCGCCTTCGTATCGGCACCCAACAAATTCCAGGCATTGGCCTCGCACGAGGCCTTGCTGTTCATGCATGGCGCGCTCAAGACGCTGGCGGCCGGACTGATCAAGCTAGCCAACGATGTGCGCTGGCTGGCCAGCGGCCCGCGCTCCGGGCTGGGCGAAATCAGCATTCCGGAGAACGAGCCGGGCAGCTCCATCATGCCGGGCAAGGTCAATCCCACGCAGTGCGAGGCCATCACCATGCTGGGCGCGCAGGTGCTGGGCAATGACGTCGCGATCAACATCGGTGGCGCCAGCGGGAACTTCGAGCTGAACGTGTTCAAGCCGATGTTGATCCACAACTTCCTGCAATCGGTGCGCCTGCTGACCGACGGCATGCACAGCTTCAACGAACACTGCGCCAAGGGCATAGAACCGAATCGGGAGCGCATCGCCGAGCTGGTCGATCGCTCGCTGATGCTGGTAACGGCATTGAATCCGCACATCGGCTATGACAAGGCCGCCCAGATCGCCAAGAAGGCGCACAAGGAAAACCTGTCGTTGAAAGAAGCCGCGCTGCAGCTTGGCCATGTCACCGACGAGCAGTTCCGGCAGTGGGTCGTGCCCGCGGACATGACCAACGCCAGGCGCAAGCCGTAA
- a CDS encoding AEC family transporter, which translates to MSVALLVLPDFLLVALGWALHHKLRFERDFFTGLERLVYFVLFPALLFQAIVRTPLTAASALMLLQAVALVLVVGYIAAWLALPVLKPERMAYASVAQCAYRFNTYIGLALAANLGGTRGQTIMAVLVGLAVPIANVMAVHALARHNGGNLGRELMRNPLVVSTLAGLACNFAGLQLPGPVDIFLARLGAAAIAVGILCVGANLSWEGGRRHGKLIAWMLVVKLLVLPLTAIAVARALALPPLDARMLLVFAALPTASASYVLAMRMGGDGRLVAVVISLGTLASAASIPMWLAMAG; encoded by the coding sequence ATGTCCGTCGCACTGCTGGTTCTGCCCGATTTTCTGCTTGTCGCCCTGGGCTGGGCGCTTCATCACAAACTTCGCTTCGAACGCGATTTCTTCACGGGCCTGGAACGGCTGGTGTACTTCGTCCTGTTCCCCGCTTTGCTCTTCCAGGCCATCGTGCGCACGCCATTGACGGCGGCCAGCGCGCTGATGCTGCTGCAGGCGGTGGCACTGGTGCTCGTGGTGGGCTATATCGCGGCATGGCTGGCGCTGCCGGTCCTGAAGCCGGAGCGCATGGCCTATGCGTCCGTCGCGCAGTGCGCCTACCGCTTCAACACTTATATCGGCCTGGCGCTGGCCGCCAACCTGGGCGGCACGCGAGGCCAGACCATCATGGCGGTACTGGTGGGGCTGGCCGTGCCCATCGCGAATGTCATGGCCGTGCATGCGCTGGCGCGCCACAACGGCGGCAACCTGGGTCGCGAGCTGATGCGCAACCCGCTCGTGGTTTCCACGCTGGCGGGCCTGGCCTGCAATTTCGCCGGCCTGCAACTGCCCGGGCCCGTCGATATTTTCCTGGCGCGGCTGGGCGCCGCGGCAATCGCCGTGGGTATTCTGTGCGTGGGCGCCAACCTGTCCTGGGAAGGCGGACGCCGCCACGGCAAGCTCATCGCCTGGATGCTGGTGGTGAAGCTGCTGGTGCTGCCGTTGACGGCCATCGCGGTGGCACGCGCGCTGGCGCTGCCGCCGCTGGACGCCCGCATGCTGCTGGTATTCGCCGCCCTGCCCACGGCATCGGCCAGCTACGTGCTGGCCATGCGCATGGGCGGCGATGGCCGCCTGGTCGCCGTGGTGATTTCGCTGGGCACGCTGGCCTCGGCCGCCAGCATCCCGATGTGGCTGGCGATGGCGGGATAG
- a CDS encoding tripartite tricarboxylate transporter substrate binding protein BugE has product MMKIRTLAWAIALGAGSLATSAQAADNYPSHAIRVIVPFAPGGSTDIIARLVTQRMSQELGQPMVIENKGGAGGAIGAAEGAKAAPDGYTLSIATVSTMAVNPACRPNDLPYDPIKDFQPVTNFANTANVVSVNPKKMPVKDFKEFLDVLKKNPGKYSYGSSGTCGVLHLMGESFKLATGTDIVHVPYKGSGPALADAVGGQIEILFDNLPSSMPQIQAKAIHAMAVAWPKRIKSLPDVPTFAEVGYPAVNQPVWYGLLAPANTPMAIVNKLRDAAVVALKDPKVIKALDEQGSEPSGNTPEEFAKEIKAQYDWAKEIVKKQNIKLE; this is encoded by the coding sequence ATGATGAAAATCCGCACGCTGGCGTGGGCCATTGCGCTGGGCGCGGGCAGCCTGGCCACGTCCGCGCAGGCCGCCGACAACTATCCCAGCCACGCCATACGCGTAATCGTGCCTTTCGCCCCGGGCGGTTCCACCGACATCATTGCGCGCCTGGTCACCCAGCGCATGAGTCAGGAACTGGGCCAGCCCATGGTCATCGAGAACAAGGGCGGTGCCGGTGGCGCGATCGGCGCGGCCGAAGGCGCCAAGGCCGCGCCCGATGGCTACACGCTATCCATCGCCACGGTGTCGACGATGGCGGTCAATCCCGCCTGCCGGCCCAACGATCTTCCCTACGATCCGATCAAGGATTTCCAGCCGGTCACCAACTTCGCCAATACCGCGAACGTGGTCTCGGTGAATCCCAAGAAGATGCCGGTCAAGGACTTCAAGGAATTCCTGGATGTCCTGAAGAAGAACCCGGGCAAGTATTCCTACGGCAGCTCGGGCACCTGCGGCGTGCTGCACCTGATGGGCGAATCGTTCAAGCTGGCCACGGGCACGGACATCGTGCACGTTCCCTACAAGGGATCCGGACCGGCGCTGGCCGACGCGGTGGGTGGGCAGATCGAAATCCTGTTCGATAACCTGCCGTCTTCCATGCCGCAGATCCAGGCCAAGGCAATCCATGCGATGGCGGTGGCGTGGCCCAAGCGCATCAAGTCCCTGCCGGATGTGCCGACCTTCGCCGAAGTGGGATATCCCGCGGTGAACCAGCCGGTGTGGTATGGCCTGCTGGCGCCCGCCAACACCCCGATGGCCATCGTGAACAAGCTGCGCGATGCCGCCGTGGTGGCCCTGAAGGATCCCAAGGTGATCAAGGCGCTGGACGAGCAAGGTTCCGAACCGTCCGGCAATACGCCCGAGGAATTCGCCAAAGAGATCAAGGCGCAATACGACTGGGCCAAGGAAATCGTGAAGAAGCAGAACATCAAGCTCGAATAA
- the ybaK gene encoding Cys-tRNA(Pro) deacylase: protein MSKTRHVSETPATQFLKQHKVAYSEHTYDYVDHGGAGEAARQLGLDPHAVVKTLVMEDESARPLIVLMHGDREVSTKNLARQAGLKKVAPCQPEAAQRHSGYQVGGTSPFGTRKRMPVWVEASVLDYPTIYINGGRRGYLIGIAPAILVDLLGAHPVSVGLE from the coding sequence ATGAGCAAGACCCGACACGTATCCGAAACTCCGGCGACGCAGTTCCTGAAGCAGCACAAGGTCGCCTACAGCGAGCACACCTACGACTACGTCGACCACGGCGGCGCGGGAGAGGCCGCGCGGCAGCTGGGCCTGGACCCGCATGCGGTCGTGAAAACACTGGTCATGGAGGACGAATCCGCCCGGCCCCTGATCGTGCTGATGCATGGGGACCGCGAGGTCTCCACCAAGAACCTGGCGCGGCAGGCCGGCCTGAAAAAAGTCGCGCCCTGCCAACCGGAAGCGGCGCAGCGCCATTCCGGCTACCAGGTAGGGGGCACCTCGCCTTTCGGGACGCGCAAGCGCATGCCCGTCTGGGTAGAGGCCAGCGTGCTGGACTATCCCACGATCTATATCAACGGCGGCCGGCGCGGCTACCTTATCGGTATCGCGCCCGCGATACTGGTCGACCTGCTGGGCGCGCATCCCGTTTCCGTCGGGCTCGAGTAG
- a CDS encoding GlxA family transcriptional regulator, producing the protein MPKSIAVLALPGVQLLDVSGPLDVFAQANQEAGRQYYTLQVVGCEPGPIRSSSGTRILPDLVAGQADVRFDTLLVAGAPHAHEVRLPAQLAQWLRECAPRSRRYGSVCTGAFVLAAAGLLDGRRITTHWAAVQTLTQAYPSITVDEDALYVRDGKLRTAAGVTAGLDLALALVEEDLGREIARRVASQLVMFFKRPGGQLQFSRKGETHPAGRSVLQEVQRWVVANPGLRHDVPSLAQHAGLSPRHFARLFRTETGITPAAWVEAARVSAARSMLESGARSPKQVAAECGFANADTLRRTFYKHVGVTPAEYRRRHAHPQDA; encoded by the coding sequence ATGCCGAAATCCATTGCTGTCCTGGCCCTGCCCGGCGTCCAACTGCTGGATGTCTCGGGGCCCTTGGATGTATTCGCCCAGGCCAACCAGGAGGCCGGCCGGCAGTACTACACGCTGCAGGTCGTCGGCTGCGAACCCGGGCCGATACGCAGTTCATCCGGTACGCGGATATTGCCGGACCTGGTGGCCGGCCAGGCGGACGTCCGCTTCGATACCCTGCTGGTCGCCGGCGCGCCGCACGCGCATGAAGTGCGCTTGCCCGCGCAGTTGGCCCAGTGGCTGCGCGAATGCGCGCCGCGATCGCGGCGCTACGGTTCGGTCTGCACGGGAGCGTTCGTGCTTGCCGCCGCGGGCCTGCTGGACGGCCGCCGTATCACCACCCACTGGGCCGCCGTGCAAACCCTGACGCAGGCCTACCCGTCGATCACGGTGGACGAAGATGCGCTATACGTGCGCGACGGCAAGCTGCGCACCGCCGCCGGCGTAACGGCCGGGCTGGACCTCGCCCTGGCGCTGGTCGAGGAAGACCTGGGCCGCGAGATCGCCCGCCGCGTGGCCAGCCAGTTGGTCATGTTCTTCAAGCGCCCCGGTGGGCAATTGCAGTTCAGCCGCAAGGGCGAAACCCATCCCGCTGGCCGCTCCGTCCTGCAAGAGGTGCAGCGCTGGGTCGTCGCCAACCCGGGCCTGCGGCATGATGTGCCCAGCCTCGCGCAGCACGCCGGACTCAGTCCGCGCCACTTCGCGCGCCTGTTCCGCACGGAAACCGGCATCACCCCAGCCGCATGGGTGGAAGCGGCGCGCGTATCGGCCGCCCGCTCCATGCTGGAAAGCGGCGCCCGCAGCCCCAAGCAGGTCGCGGCGGAATGCGGCTTTGCCAATGCGGATACGCTGCGGCGCACCTTCTACAAGCATGTCGGCGTGACCCCGGCGGAATACCGCCGCCGCCACGCGCACCCGCAGGACGCATGA
- a CDS encoding HD domain-containing protein, which yields MTPTIGGITVPDSQLAREITELVRDTESPLLFHHSSRVYYFASLAGKRRGLKFDPELLYAGAMFHDMGLTHRHASDHLRFEVDGANVARDFLKARGIPPQDVDLVWTAIALHTTPGIPEHMHPVVALVTAGVEMDVLGIDYSAFSDADREAVVHAHPRGDRFKENIIQTFYDGIKHKPDTTFGNVKADVIADKEPHFHRGNFCSVIRGSAWRS from the coding sequence ATGACCCCGACCATAGGCGGCATCACCGTCCCCGATAGCCAACTCGCCCGCGAGATCACCGAGCTGGTCCGCGATACCGAGTCCCCCCTGCTTTTCCACCATTCCAGCCGCGTGTATTACTTTGCCTCGCTGGCCGGCAAGCGGCGCGGCCTGAAGTTCGATCCGGAGCTGCTCTACGCAGGTGCGATGTTCCATGACATGGGGTTGACGCACCGGCATGCCAGCGATCATCTGCGGTTCGAAGTCGACGGCGCCAATGTGGCGCGCGATTTCCTGAAGGCACGGGGCATCCCGCCGCAGGACGTCGATCTGGTGTGGACGGCTATCGCGCTGCACACGACGCCCGGCATTCCGGAACATATGCACCCCGTCGTCGCGCTGGTAACCGCGGGGGTGGAGATGGATGTGCTGGGGATCGATTATTCCGCGTTCAGCGATGCCGACCGCGAGGCCGTCGTGCATGCGCATCCGCGCGGCGACCGCTTCAAGGAAAACATCATCCAGACCTTCTACGACGGCATCAAGCACAAGCCGGATACCACCTTCGGCAACGTCAAGGCCGATGTCATCGCGGACAAGGAACCGCATTTCCATCGCGGCAACTTCTGCAGCGTGATCCGCGGATCGGCCTGGCGTTCCTGA
- the pbpG gene encoding D-alanyl-D-alanine endopeptidase has product MAQFPTRLVLTVAAPLLVAASLLVSPGAHAASDPCKVNAKSAACKAAQAKTAPKKTTTTTVTKSTTTAKSGNKTTVAKTQSKTTTVAKKTAGGKTNTTMRKDVVADTTTKSGKTVVRHTTAATHSKVSAAAAPASTSAQAAALRSSVAYVQDLATSTVLFSKNEDTIRPIASISKLMTALVVVDANQPMDEVLEVSDDDIDRLRHAASRLPVGSRLSRADMLHVALMSSENRAAHALGRYYPGGMPAFVKAMNAKARELGMMDTHFVEPTGLSSENVSSPRDLVRLLRAASQRPLIHRYTTDTEYDVDMGKGHVRTFRNTNALVRNADWDIKVSKTGFINEAGECLVMLAHIGGRDLAIVLLDSQGKYSRIADAVRIRKFVQNEVAMM; this is encoded by the coding sequence ATGGCGCAATTTCCGACACGTTTGGTCCTGACAGTGGCCGCCCCGTTGCTGGTTGCGGCATCGCTTCTGGTCTCGCCCGGCGCGCATGCCGCCTCCGACCCCTGCAAGGTCAATGCGAAGTCGGCCGCTTGCAAAGCCGCCCAGGCCAAGACCGCGCCGAAGAAAACCACCACGACCACGGTAACCAAGTCGACGACCACCGCGAAGTCCGGCAACAAGACCACGGTGGCGAAAACGCAGAGCAAGACCACCACGGTGGCGAAGAAGACCGCCGGCGGCAAGACGAACACCACGATGCGCAAGGACGTGGTCGCCGACACGACCACCAAATCCGGCAAGACGGTCGTCCGCCACACCACCGCCGCCACGCACAGCAAGGTATCCGCGGCCGCCGCGCCCGCATCGACGTCGGCGCAGGCCGCGGCCCTGCGCTCCAGCGTGGCCTACGTGCAGGATCTGGCGACCTCCACGGTGCTGTTTTCGAAGAACGAAGACACCATCCGCCCCATCGCGTCGATCTCCAAGCTGATGACGGCGCTGGTGGTGGTCGATGCCAACCAGCCCATGGACGAGGTGCTGGAAGTCAGCGATGACGACATCGACCGCCTGCGGCATGCCGCGTCGCGCCTGCCCGTGGGTTCGCGCCTGAGCCGCGCGGACATGCTGCACGTTGCGCTGATGTCGTCGGAGAACCGCGCCGCGCATGCGCTGGGCCGCTATTACCCCGGCGGTATGCCCGCCTTCGTCAAAGCGATGAACGCCAAGGCACGCGAACTGGGCATGATGGACACGCACTTCGTCGAGCCCACCGGCTTGTCCAGCGAGAACGTTTCCTCGCCGCGCGATCTGGTGCGCCTGCTACGCGCGGCATCGCAGCGCCCGCTGATCCACCGCTACACCACCGACACGGAATACGACGTCGACATGGGCAAGGGGCACGTGCGCACCTTCCGCAACACCAACGCGCTGGTACGCAACGCCGACTGGGACATCAAAGTATCGAAGACGGGCTTCATCAACGAAGCCGGCGAATGCCTGGTCATGCTGGCCCACATCGGCGGTCGCGATCTGGCTATCGTGCTGCTAGACTCCCAAGGCAAATACTCGCGCATCGCCGACGCGGTGCGCATCCGCAAGTTCGTACAGAACGAAGTCGCGATGATGTGA
- a CDS encoding metal ABC transporter ATP-binding protein has product MTGYAIRLSDVTLAYDRRPAVHHLSGVFSPGSLTAVVGPNGAGKSTLLKALMKEGCHIDGLIDRGTLRTEDFGYLPQASTIERQFPLTVADVVLLGAWRRIGPFRGVTRAIAEEAAGALAAVGLDGYERRQVGSLSGGQMQRVLFARLLLQDAKVVLLDEPFTAIDAATTRDLLDIVRRWHGDGRTVIAVLHDFDLVRSYFPETLLISRRPLAWGKTADVMTQENLLRARGLGLTESCDENAGVRGEARA; this is encoded by the coding sequence ATGACGGGCTACGCCATCCGCTTATCCGACGTCACCCTGGCGTACGACCGGCGTCCTGCCGTGCACCATCTATCAGGGGTCTTTTCCCCGGGTAGCCTGACGGCGGTGGTCGGACCGAACGGCGCCGGCAAGTCGACGCTGCTCAAGGCATTGATGAAAGAGGGATGCCACATCGACGGGCTTATCGATCGCGGCACGCTCAGGACAGAGGACTTCGGGTACCTGCCGCAGGCGAGCACGATCGAAAGGCAGTTCCCGCTTACGGTGGCCGATGTCGTGCTGCTGGGTGCCTGGCGACGCATCGGACCCTTCCGGGGCGTGACGCGGGCCATCGCCGAAGAGGCGGCAGGCGCGCTGGCTGCCGTGGGCCTGGATGGCTACGAGCGCCGCCAGGTCGGGTCGTTGTCGGGCGGGCAGATGCAGCGCGTGCTGTTTGCGCGGCTCCTGCTTCAGGATGCCAAGGTCGTCCTGCTGGATGAGCCTTTTACCGCCATCGACGCCGCCACGACGCGCGACCTGTTGGACATCGTGCGGCGCTGGCACGGCGACGGCCGCACCGTTATCGCCGTATTGCACGACTTCGACCTGGTGCGCTCGTATTTTCCTGAAACGCTGCTGATCTCCCGCCGCCCGCTTGCCTGGGGGAAAACAGCGGATGTCATGACACAGGAAAACCTGCTGCGCGCGCGCGGCTTGGGCTTGACGGAGTCCTGCGACGAGAATGCCGGCGTGCGCGGGGAGGCAAGGGCATGA
- a CDS encoding metal ABC transporter permease, whose translation MSLYSAVVLPFAEYGFMRRALVASVALGLGAGPVGVVLMLRRMSLVGDAMSHAVLPGAAIGFLVSGGLSLFAMGIGGVIAGLSVTLLSGVVSRGTALKEDASFATFYLASLALGVLIVSLRGSNIDLLHVLFGTILSIDRDAIFMVGGIASFTLVALALVYRPLVAECFDPGYLRSVKGHGAFYHLLFLFLLVVNLVAGFQTLGTLMAVGMMMLPAAVAQLWGRTLTAMAMIAAAVAAFSGFLGLLLSYHLELASGPTIILVISGIYVLSLLGAPSGILARRLKRPRLAG comes from the coding sequence ATGAGCCTGTATTCGGCGGTCGTGCTTCCCTTCGCGGAATATGGATTCATGCGCCGCGCCTTGGTGGCCTCGGTGGCCTTGGGTCTGGGAGCTGGGCCCGTCGGGGTGGTGTTGATGCTGCGACGGATGAGCCTGGTGGGCGATGCCATGAGCCATGCCGTGCTGCCGGGCGCGGCGATCGGGTTTCTTGTCTCCGGCGGGCTGTCCCTGTTCGCGATGGGAATCGGCGGCGTCATCGCGGGATTGAGCGTCACCTTGTTGTCGGGCGTGGTCAGTCGCGGAACCGCCCTCAAAGAGGACGCCAGTTTCGCGACGTTCTACCTGGCTTCCCTGGCGCTGGGGGTGCTGATCGTATCGCTGCGCGGATCGAACATCGACCTGCTGCATGTGTTGTTCGGCACCATCCTGTCTATCGACCGGGATGCCATCTTCATGGTCGGGGGCATCGCGTCCTTCACGCTGGTCGCGTTGGCCCTGGTGTATCGGCCGCTGGTCGCCGAATGCTTCGATCCCGGCTACCTGCGCTCGGTCAAGGGGCATGGGGCCTTCTACCACCTGCTATTCCTGTTCCTGCTGGTCGTCAACCTGGTGGCCGGCTTCCAGACGCTGGGCACGCTCATGGCGGTCGGCATGATGATGCTGCCCGCGGCGGTTGCGCAGCTCTGGGGCAGGACGCTGACCGCGATGGCCATGATCGCCGCCGCGGTGGCCGCATTCTCGGGGTTCCTGGGATTGTTGCTGTCCTATCACCTCGAACTCGCATCGGGCCCGACGATCATCCTGGTGATCAGCGGGATCTACGTGTTGTCGCTGCTGGGAGCGCCCTCGGGCATTCTGGCGCGACGGTTAAAGCGTCCGCGCCTGGCGGGCTGA
- a CDS encoding metal ABC transporter solute-binding protein, Zn/Mn family: MIGKRVLRTAAGSAVIFFAAMNAAAAKTIDVVASFTVLADVVKHVGGDHVAVRSLVPPNGDPHDFEPSPADARRVGAAAVTFISGEGLETWFQRLAKAAGAKAPPVVVSQGIETHTFDEDGKRVIDPHVWNSIPNVLVWVGNIERALAKADPDDAPAFQRNADAYRARLRALDAAIRADLAAVPAERRKVLTSHDAFGYYGKTYGVQFLAPQGLSTETEASAADVAKLIEQINKEHVRVYFFENSNDPRLVEQIAKATGARPGGELYPEALSDSKGPVPTYEKLMRFNTDQIVKAISK; encoded by the coding sequence ATGATAGGAAAACGCGTATTGCGCACGGCGGCCGGTAGCGCCGTCATCTTCTTCGCGGCGATGAACGCGGCGGCTGCAAAGACTATCGACGTCGTCGCCAGTTTTACGGTGTTGGCCGATGTGGTGAAGCATGTCGGGGGCGACCACGTCGCCGTCAGGAGCCTGGTGCCGCCGAACGGCGATCCGCACGACTTCGAGCCGTCGCCCGCCGATGCCAGGAGGGTGGGCGCGGCCGCCGTCACCTTTATCAGCGGCGAAGGCCTGGAAACCTGGTTCCAGCGGCTGGCGAAAGCGGCCGGCGCCAAGGCGCCGCCGGTGGTCGTATCGCAAGGAATCGAAACGCATACCTTCGACGAGGACGGCAAGCGCGTCATCGATCCTCATGTGTGGAACAGCATTCCCAACGTCCTGGTCTGGGTCGGCAACATCGAGCGGGCCCTGGCCAAGGCCGACCCGGACGACGCGCCTGCCTTCCAGCGCAACGCCGATGCGTATCGTGCGCGCTTGCGGGCGCTGGACGCGGCTATCCGCGCGGACCTGGCGGCCGTGCCGGCCGAACGCCGCAAAGTGTTGACCAGCCACGATGCCTTTGGCTACTACGGCAAGACATACGGGGTGCAGTTCCTCGCGCCGCAGGGCTTGTCGACCGAGACCGAAGCCTCGGCCGCCGACGTCGCCAAGCTGATCGAGCAGATCAACAAGGAGCACGTACGAGTCTATTTCTTCGAGAACTCGAACGATCCGCGACTGGTGGAGCAGATCGCCAAGGCGACGGGGGCCCGGCCAGGCGGAGAGCTCTACCCCGAGGCATTGTCGGACTCGAAGGGCCCCGTGCCGACCTATGAAAAGTTGATGCGATTCAACACCGACCAGATCGTGAAGGCCATCTCGAAGTAG